A genomic window from Oryctolagus cuniculus chromosome 12, mOryCun1.1, whole genome shotgun sequence includes:
- the LOC138844775 gene encoding zinc finger protein 717-like isoform X2, which produces MTAFEDVAVYFTWEEWQKMNNAQKILYRDVMLETYSSLFSLGHCITKPDLIFKLEQGAEPWMVDECLNESLPVGMKTDDLIRINQESQDNNLNQDFMKNKKTSALKRVELRKTLSLNSSHIPTLIIQKGIYSGLKPEECNKCHTVYPPSGPDQLQGEEKFDNTKIPGKPLQFCEPLGQHDKIHITKQPFGPTGQAKVFTRKMFCKSERVHMAENCNKSTVTFGKATQIEKAIYGNSSLNMHQQTHTRKKFYKYIMYVEPVIHQSHLTINQRLNTREKLYTCKPCGKSLSFNSPSECNDCEKAFGQKSVLRKCQQIHTGEKPHECSDCGKAFGRKSHLINHQRIHTGEKLYKCLHCGKGFLWKSDLIKHQRIHTGEKPHECNDCGKAFGRKSHLIVHQQIHTGEKPHKCNDCGKAFGRKSCLKIHQRIHTGEKPHECNDCGKAFGRKADLIIHQRIHTGEKPYKCNDCGKAFGQKSVLILHQRIHTGEKPYKCNDCGKAFGQKSDLIVHQQNHTGEKPHKCNDCGKAFGRKLCLKIHQRIHTGQKPHECNDCGKAFGQKSHLIVHQRIHTGEKPHKCNDCGKAFGQKSDLKIHQRIHTGEKPHECNYCGKAFGQKSSLIMHQRIHTGEKPHKCNDCGKAFGRKSDLRKHQQIHTGEKPHECNDQGKASG; this is translated from the exons ATGACAGCATTTGAAGATGTGGCTGTGTACTTTAcatgggaggaatggcagaaaatgaacaatgctcagaaaattctgtacagagatgtgatgctggagacctacagcagtctgttctccttgg ggcactgcattaccaaacctgacttaatcttcaagttggagcaaggagcagagccatggatggtggATGAATGCTTGAATGAGAGCCTTCcag tgggCATGAAAACGGATGACCTGATTAGGATCAACCAGGAAAGTCAGGACAACAATCTGAAtcaggattttatgaaaaataagaagacatcagctctcaagagagttgaattaagaaaaacacttagtTTAAATTCAAGCCATATTCCAACACTGATTATTCAAAAGGGAATCTATTCAGGATTGAAGCCTGAGGAATGCAATAAATGTCACACTGTGTATCCCCCcagtgggcctgatcaactacagggtgaagagaaatttgataacactaagatacctggaaaacctctccagttctgtgagcctCTTGGTCAGCATGACAAGATTCACATCacgaagcagccatttggacccACTGGACAAGCAAAAGTCTTCACAAGAAAGATGTTCTGTAAATCTGAGAGGGTTCATATGGCAGAAAACTGTAATAAATCAACTGTCACTTTTGGAAAAGCAACTCAAATAGAAAAGGCTATCTATGGAAATTCTAGCCTCAATATGCATCAACAaactcacacaagaaagaaattttataagtacattatGTATGTTGAACCTGTCATTCACCAGTCACATCTTACAATAAACCAGAGACTAAATACAAGGGAAAAACTTTacacatgtaaaccttgtggaaaatcactcagttttaattcaccttctgaatgtaatgactgtgaaaaagcctttggacaaaagtcagtccTCAGGAAATGCCAACAAATTCACAccggggagaaacctcatgaatgtagtgactgtggaaaagcctttggacgaaagtcacacctcataaaccatcagcgaattcacacaggagagaaactttATAAATGCCTTCATTGTGGAAAAGGCTTTCTATggaaatcagacctcatcaaacaccagagaattcacacaggggagaaacctcatgaatgtaatgactgtggaaaagcctttggacgaaagtcacaCCTCATTGTGCACCAAcagattcacacaggggagaaacctcataaatgtaatgactgtggaaaagcctttggacgaaagtcatgCCTCAaaatacaccagcgaattcacacaggggagaaacctcatgaatgtaatgactgtggaaaagcctttggacgaaaggcagacctcatcatacaccagcgaattcacacaggggagaaaccttataaatgtaatgactgtggaaaagcctttggacaaaagtcagtccTCATcctacaccagcgaattcacacaggggagaaaccttataaatgtaatgactgtggaaaagcctttggacaaaagtcagacCTCATCGTGCACCAGCAAaatcacacaggggagaaacctcataaatgtaatgactgtggaaaagcctttggacgaaagttaTGCCTCAaaatacaccagcgaattcacacagggcagaaacctcatgaatgtaatgactgtggaaaagcctttggacaaaagtcacacctcatcgtGCACCAAcggattcacacaggggagaaacctcataaatgtaatgactgtggaaaagcctttggacaaaagtcagacCTCAaaatacaccagcgaattcacacaggggagaaacctcatgaatgtaattactgtggaaaagcctttggacaaaagtcaagcctcataatgcaccagagaattcacacaggggagaaacctcataaatgtaatgactgtggaaaagcctttggacgaaagtcagatctcaggaaacatcagcaaattcacacaggggagaaaccccaTGAATGTAATGACCAAGGGAAAGCCTCTGGATAA